GGGATTTCCAGGAAGGACAGCACCGGCGTTTCCGGCAGATGCGGCTTGAACAGCCGCGCCAGCGCCCGGCGCGCCACGGGCGACGTCACGATGGCGAAATTCCGCGCCTGCCCCAGCAGGGGCCGCGCCGCCTGCACCACCGCCTCGATGATGCGGTTGGCGAGCGCCGGTTCGATGGGATGCCTGGCATCGCCCGCGACCCGCATCGCCTGCGCCAGCAGCGCCTCCAGATCGCCGTCCAGCGTGATGACCGGCAGCGGCATCTTCACCGGCACCAGCCCCTGGATGATCAGCGCCCCGATCCGCTGCCGCACCGCTTCGACAAGCTGTTCGTGCGTCATGTCGGGCCGCGCGGCGTCGACCATCGCCTCGCAGATGCGGCGGAAGTCCTTGAGCGCGATCCCTTCGGACAGCAGCGCGCGGCACAGCGCGGAAATCTGCGTGAGGCTGAGCAGCCCCGGCGTCAGCCCGTCCACCAGTTGCGGCGCGGCGTCCTTGAGGTTGTCGAGCAGCTTGCGCGCCTCGTCCAGCCCGAACATCTCGCTCGCATTCATGGCGATCAGCTGGTTGAGGTGCGTCGCCACGACCGTCGGCGGATCGACCACCGTATAGCCCGCGACCACCGCTTCCGTGCGCTTGGCGGGCGAAATCCACACCGCCTCCAGCCCGAAGGTCGGGTCTTTCGTCTCGCGCCCGGACACCGTGCCTTCCAGCGCGCCGCTATCGAGCGCCAGCAGGTCCTCGGGCCAGATCTCATCCTCGCCCACGACCACGCCGGCGATGGTGATGCGATACTGGTTGGGTTCCAGCGACAGGTTGTCTTTCACCCGCACCATCGGCACCACGAAGCCCAGTTCCTTGGAAAGCTGCCGCCGGATGCCGGTGATCCGCGCCATCAGCGGCGCGCCCTTGCGCTCGTCGACCAGCCCGATCAGCCCATAGCCGATCTCCAGCCCCAGGATCGCGCCGTCGGACACGTCGTCCCATTCGATCACCGCCGGATTGGCGGGCGCGGGGGCGGGCGCGGGTTCCGCCGCCTTGCGCTGGCTCGCCTTGCGCAGCTGCCATGCGATGAAGCCGGCCACCGCCGCAGCGGGCAGGATGATCATATGCGGCATGCCCGGCAGCACGCCGAGGAAGGCGAGGATCGCCGCCACCGGCACCCATGCCCGGCCCGAACCGAACTGGCTGGCGATCTGCCCGCCCAGATCCTGTTCGCTGCCGACGCGGGTGACGATCGCCGCCGCCGCGATGGAAAGCAGCAGCGCGGGCACCTGCGCCACCAGCGCGTCGCCGATGGCCAGCACGATATAGGTCTGCGCCGCCTCGCCGATGGCCAGCC
This genomic window from Sphingobium cloacae contains:
- the flhA gene encoding flagellar biosynthesis protein FlhA; amino-acid sequence: MTPAQVKTKIWMNAARGAVLPIATLMVVLFMMVPVPAVMLDIGFITNIMISLAVLMVALNAAKPLDFSSFPTVLLFATLLRLALNVASTRVVLVSGHEGSDAAGHVIEAFGHFLIGGDYVVGIFVFAILMIINLVVITKGAGRVSEVSARFTLDALPGKQMAIDADLNAGLLTPEEAKVRRREVATEADFYGSMDGASKFVKGDAVAGILILVINIVGGIILGVASHGLAIGEAAQTYIVLAIGDALVAQVPALLLSIAAAAIVTRVGSEQDLGGQIASQFGSGRAWVPVAAILAFLGVLPGMPHMIILPAAAVAGFIAWQLRKASQRKAAEPAPAPAPANPAVIEWDDVSDGAILGLEIGYGLIGLVDERKGAPLMARITGIRRQLSKELGFVVPMVRVKDNLSLEPNQYRITIAGVVVGEDEIWPEDLLALDSGALEGTVSGRETKDPTFGLEAVWISPAKRTEAVVAGYTVVDPPTVVATHLNQLIAMNASEMFGLDEARKLLDNLKDAAPQLVDGLTPGLLSLTQISALCRALLSEGIALKDFRRICEAMVDAARPDMTHEQLVEAVRQRIGALIIQGLVPVKMPLPVITLDGDLEALLAQAMRVAGDARHPIEPALANRIIEAVVQAARPLLGQARNFAIVTSPVARRALARLFKPHLPETPVLSFLEIPDGKGVEVAAVVGGEQRPIPRHDPAPARERVA